The following are encoded together in the Rhinopithecus roxellana isolate Shanxi Qingling chromosome 5, ASM756505v1, whole genome shotgun sequence genome:
- the PLEKHG3 gene encoding pleckstrin homology domain-containing family G member 3 isoform X3 — MPVSTSLHQDGSQERPVSLTSTTSSSGSSCDSRSAMEESSGSEAPAENGAGSPRDRHLPNSNNNSSSWLNVKRPLSPFNSRAAAGPAHHKLSYLGRVVREIVETERMYVQDLRSIVEDYLLKIIDTPGLLKPEQVSALFGNIENIYALNSQLLRDLDSCNSDPVAVASCFVERSQEFDIYTQYCNNYPNSVAALTECMRDKQQAKFFRDRQELLQHSLPLGSYLLKPVQRILKYHLLLQEIAKHFDEEEDGFEVVEDAIDTMTCVAWYINDMKRRHEHAVRLQEIQSLLINWKGPDLTTYGELVLEGTFRVHRVRNERTFFLFDKTLLITKKRGDHFVYKGNIPCSSLMLIESTRDSLCFTVTHYKHSKQQYSIQAKTVEEKRNWTHHIKRLILENHHATIPQKAKEAILEMDSYYPNRYRYSPERLKKAWSSQDEVSTHVRQGRRQSEPTKHLLRQLNEKARAAGMKGKGRRESEGSRSSRRPSGRSPASAEKRMSFESVSSLPEVEPDPEAGSEQQVFAAVEGPSAEEMPSDTESPEVLETPLDAHQGLLGMDPPGDMVGFVAAESTEDLKALSSEEEEEMGGAAQEPESLLPPSVLDQASVIAERFVSSFSRRSSVAQEDGKSSGFGSPRLVSRSSSVLSLEGSEKGLARRGSATDSLSCQLSPEVDISVGGPTEDSPSVNGMESPSPGCPVEPDWSSCKKKESALSTRDRLLLDKIKSYYENAEHHDAGFSVRRRESLSYIPKGLVRNSVSRFNSLPRPDPEPVPPVGRKRQVGSRPTSWALFELPGPSQAGKGDPPPISDAEFRPSSEIVKIWEGMESSGGSPGKGPGQGQANGFDLHEPLFILEEHELGAITEESATASPESSSPTEGRSPAHLARELKELVKELSSSTQGELVVPLHPRIVQLSHVMDSHVSERVKNKVYQLARQYSLRIKSNKPVMARPPLQWEKAAPERNGKSPAVPCLQEEAGEPLGGKGKRKPVLSLFDCEQLMAQEHSPPKPSSARETSPQRFSFNPSAVSQRTTSPGGRLSAWSPRSPTETFSWPDVRELCSKYASRDEARRAGGGGPRGPPVNRSHSVPENMVEPPLSGRVGRCRSLSTKRGRGGGEAARSPGPLPQSKQDGGETLYVTADLTLEDNRRVIVMEKGPLPGPTVGLEEISGQGPSSLVALLGQGQDFQQSAECRLKEEGPRDPADPSQQGRVRNLREKFQALNSVG; from the exons ATGCCCGTGTCCACCTCCCTCCACCAGGACGGCAGCCAGGAGCGGCCTGTGAGCCTGACCTCTACCACCTCCTCGTCGGGCTCCTCCTGTGACAGTCGCAGTGCCATGGAGGAGTCCAGTGGCTCCGAGGCTCCCGCTGAGAATGGGGCAGGCTCCCCAAGAGACCGGCATCTCCCCAATAGCAACAACAACTCCAGCAGCTGGTTGAACGTGAAGAGGCCCCTCTCCCCATTCAACAGCCGGGCGGCGGCAGGGCCTGCGCATCACAAGCTCAGCTACCTGGGCCGAGTGGTGCGGGAGATCGTGGAGACGGAGCGCATGTATGTGCAGGACCTGCGCAGCATCGTGGAG GACTACCTCTTGAAGATCATCGACACGCCCGGGCTGCTGAAGCCAGAACAGGTCAGCGCCCTCTTTGGGAACATAGAAAACATCTACGCACTGAACAG CCAGCTCCTCAGAGACCTGGACAGCTGCAATAGTGACCCCGTGGCTGTGGCCAGCTGTTTTGTGGAAAGG AGCCAAGAGTTTGATATCTACACCCAGTATTGCAACAATTACCCCAA CTCCGTGGCCGCCCTAACGGAATGCATGAGGGACAAGCAGCAGGCCAAGTTCTTTCGGGACCGGCAGGAGCTGCTGCAGCACTCACTGCCCTTGGGCTCCTACCTGCTGAAGCCGGTCCAGCGCATCCTCAAGTACCACCTGCTGCTGCAG GAAATTGCCAAGCATTTTGATGAAGAAGAGGATGGCTTTGAGGTGGTGGAGGATGCCATTGACACCATGACCTGTGTGGCCTGGTACATCAACGACATGAAAAGGAGGCATGAGCATGCAGTCCGGCTCCAG gagATTCAGTCACTCCTCATCAACTGGAAGGGGCCCGACCTGACCACCTACGGGGAGCTTGTCCTGGAGGGCACGTTCCGCGTGCATCGCGTGCGCAATGAAAGGACCTTTTTCCTCTTTGACAAAACACTGCTTATCACCAAGAAGCGGGGCGATCACTTTGTCTACAAGGGCAACATCCCG TGCTCCTCCCTGATGCTGATCGAAAGCACCAGAGACTCCCTGTGCTTCACTGTCACCCACTACAAGCACAGCAAGCAGCAGTACAGCATCCAG GCCAAGACAGTGGAGGAGAAACGGAACTGGACTCACCACATCAAGAGGCTCATCCTAGAGAACCACCATGCCACCATTCCCCAGAAG GCCAAGGAAGCCATCTTGGAAATGGATTCCTATT ATCCCAATCGGTACCGCTACAGCCCAGAGCGGCTGAAGAAGGCTTGGTCCTCCCAGGATGAGGTGTCTACCCACGTGCGCCAGGGGCGCCGGCAATCTG AGCCAACCAAACACCTGCTCAGGCAACTCAACGAGAAAG CCCGAGCAGCAGGAATGAAG GGAAAGGGGCGCAGGGAGTCTGAAGGCTCCAGGAGCAGCAGAAGGCCCAGTGGTCGGTCTCCAGCCAGTGCTGAGAAGCGCATGAGCTTCGAGTCCGTTTCTTCCCTGCCAGAG GTTGAGCCGGACCCTGAGGCTGGGAGTGAGCAACAGGTATTTGCTGCTGTGGAAGGGCCCAGTGCCGAGGAGATGCCCTCAGACACAGAATCTCCAGAAGTCCTGGAGACACCACTTGATGCCCACCAGGGGCTTCTGGGGATGGACCCCCCGGGTGACATGGTGGGCTTCGTGGCGGCTGAGAGCACTGAGGACCTTAAGGCCCTGAGcagtgaggaggaagaagaaatgggGGGTGCCGCCCAGGAGCCTGAAAGCCTTCTGCCACCCTCCGTGCTGGACCAGGCCAGTGTCATTGCGGAGCGGTTTGTCAGCAGCTTCTCTCGGCGGAGCAGCGTGGCACAGGAGGACGGCAAGTCCAGTGGCTTTGGGAGCCCACGGCTGGTCAGCCGGAGCAGCAGCGTGCTCAGCCTGGAGGGCAGTGAGAAGGGCCTGGCGCGGCGTGGCAGTGCCACAGACTCCCTCAGCTGTCAGCTCTCCCCAGAAGTGGACATCAGTGTGGGGGGGCCCACAGAGGACAGCCCTTCTGTCAATGGGATGGAGTCCCCAAGCCCAGGCTGCCCAGTGGAGCCCGACTGGTCTTCCTGCAAGAAGAAGGAATCAGCGCTCTCCACCCGAGACCGGCTGTTGCTAGACAAGATTAAGAGCTATTATGAAAATGCAGAACACCACGATGCGGGCTTCAGCGTCCGTCGCCGGGAGAGCCTCTCCTACATCCCCAAAGGACTGGTAAGAAACTCCGTCTCCAGGTTCAACAGCCTTCCTCGGCCAGACCCAGAGCCAGTACCCCCAGTGGGGCGCAAGAGACAGGTGGGCTCCCGGCCGACTTCGTGGGCCCTGTTTGAGCTCCCAGGACCAAGCCAGGCAGGCAAAGGGGACCCACCTCCCATCTCAGATGCTGAGTTCCGCCCATCATCAGAAATTGTGAAGATCTGGGAGGGAATGGAGTCTTCTGGGGGGAGCCCTGGGAAGGGGCCCGGCCAGGGCCAGGCCAATGGCTTTGACTTGCATGAGCCACTCTTTATCCTGGAGGAGCATGAGCTGGGAGCCATCACGGAGGAGTCAGCCACTGCCTCCCCAGAAAGTTCCTCTCCCACTGAGGGGCGCAGCCCAGCCCACCTGGCCCGGGAGCTGAAAGAGCTGGTGAAGGAGCTGAGCAGCAGTACCCAGGGGGAGCTGGTGGTCCCACTGCACCCCCGCATCGTGCAGCTCTCCCACGTAATGGACAGCCACGTGAGTGAGCGCGTCAAGAACAAGGTCTACCAGCTGGCCCGCCAGTACAGCCTCCGAATCAAGAGCAACAAGCCAGTGATGGCCAGGCCACCACTGCAGTGGGAAAAGGCGGCCCCTGAGAGGAACGGGAAGAGCCCTGCTGTGCCCTGTCTACAGGAAGAGGCTGGAGAGCCATTAGGTGGCAAAG GTAAGAGGAAGCCAGTGCTGTCTCTCTTCGACTGTGAGCAGCTGATGGCCCAGGAGCACAGCCCTCCCAAGCCCTCCTCGGCTAGGGAGACATCGCCACAGCGTTTCTCCTTCAACCCGTCTGCTGTCAGCCAGAGGACCACCTCGCCTGGGGGCCGGCTCTCTGCCTGGAGCCCCCGCAGCCCCACGGAGACCTTCAGCTGGCCTGACGTCCGAGAGCTCTGCTCCAAATACGCCTCCCGCGATGAGGCACGCCGAGCAGGGGGTGGCGGGCCCCGTGGCCCACCCGTCAACAGGAGCCACTCGGTGCCGGAAAACATGGTGGAGCCGCCTCTGTCGGGCAGGGTGGGCCGCTGCCGCAGCCTGAGCACCAAGAGGGGCCGGGGAGGCGGAGAGGCTGCCCGATCCCCTGGGCCTCTGCCCCAGAGCAAGCAGGACGGAGGCGAGACCCTGTATGTCACTGCAGACCTCACCCTCGAGGACAACCGGCGGGTGATTGTCATGGAGAAGGGACCCCTTCCCGGCCCCACCGTGGGGCTAGAGGAGATCAGTGGTCAGGGACCAAGCTCGCTGGTGGCCCTgctggggcagggccaggactTCCAGCAGTCTGCAGAGTGTCGGCTGAAGGAAGAGGGTCCCAGGGACCCGGCAGACCCGAGCCAGCAGGGTAGAGTGAGAAACCTCAGAGAGAAGTTCCAGGCCTTGAACTCTGTTGGTTGA